Proteins from a single region of Pseudomonas quebecensis:
- a CDS encoding acyl-CoA thioesterase: protein MRSQGVLHCDTEILVPFFDVDTMHVVWHGHYVKYLEVARCALLDKIGHNYTHMLDSGYAWPVIDMQLRYVRGAVFGQTLNVRASLVEWENRLKVNYLITDRASGERLTRASTVQVAVEIATREMQLASPKVFTDAVDRALS, encoded by the coding sequence ATGCGTAGTCAGGGCGTGTTGCACTGCGACACCGAGATCCTCGTGCCGTTTTTCGATGTCGACACCATGCACGTGGTGTGGCACGGGCACTATGTGAAATACCTGGAAGTGGCGCGCTGCGCGCTGCTGGACAAGATCGGCCACAACTACACGCACATGCTCGACTCGGGCTATGCCTGGCCGGTCATCGACATGCAACTGCGCTATGTGCGGGGGGCGGTGTTCGGCCAGACCCTCAATGTGCGCGCCAGCCTGGTGGAATGGGAGAACCGCTTGAAGGTCAACTACCTGATTACCGACCGGGCCAGCGGCGAGCGCCTGACCCGCGCCAGCACCGTGCAGGTGGCGGTAGAAATCGCCACTCGCGAGATGCAGCTGGCGTCCCCCAAAGTCTTCACCGACGCCGTCGACAGGGCCTTGTCATGA
- a CDS encoding outer membrane lipoprotein carrier protein LolA, protein MKLITFLGALLLSLQAQAFDLQQLSDQLAKPSVIHGSFTQEKHLRALPQPLVSKGTFVLAKNHGLLWLLKTPLQQDYRISAQGIARRDANGWQLLPNKSAGAEQNRLFLAVLQGDSSGLQRDFELQLQGEATQWKLTLIPRSLLLKQVFTRINIEGGALVQTIELLETQGDSTVLRMQDSTADQPLSDAEQHDFAQ, encoded by the coding sequence ATGAAACTGATCACCTTCCTCGGCGCATTGCTGCTGTCGCTTCAAGCCCAGGCCTTCGACCTGCAGCAACTCAGCGACCAGTTGGCCAAACCCTCGGTGATTCACGGCAGCTTCACCCAGGAAAAACACCTGCGCGCCCTGCCGCAGCCGTTGGTCAGCAAAGGCACCTTCGTCCTGGCCAAGAACCACGGCTTGCTATGGCTGCTCAAGACGCCGTTGCAACAGGATTACCGCATCAGCGCCCAAGGCATCGCCCGCCGTGATGCCAATGGCTGGCAGTTGCTGCCGAACAAGAGCGCCGGCGCCGAGCAGAATCGTTTGTTCCTCGCCGTGCTGCAAGGCGACAGCAGTGGCTTGCAACGTGACTTCGAGCTGCAACTGCAAGGCGAGGCCACGCAGTGGAAGCTCACGCTGATCCCGCGCTCGCTGCTGCTCAAGCAAGTGTTCACCCGGATCAACATCGAGGGTGGCGCGCTGGTGCAAACCATCGAACTGCTGGAAACCCAGGGCGACAGTACCGTATTGCGTATGCAGGACAGCACCGCCGATCAACCTTTGAGCGATGCGGAGCAACACGATTTTGCCCAGTGA